Proteins encoded by one window of Pan troglodytes isolate AG18354 chromosome 16, NHGRI_mPanTro3-v2.0_pri, whole genome shotgun sequence:
- the C15H15orf62 gene encoding uncharacterized protein C15orf62 homolog, mitochondrial, translating to METWRKGSFRNASFFKQLSLGRPRRLRRQSSVLSQASTAGGDHEEYSNREVIRELQGRPDGRRLPLWGDEQPRATLLAPPKPPRLYRESSSCPNILEPPPAYTAAYSATLPSALSLSSALHQHSEKGLVDTPCFQRTPTPDLSDPFLSFKVDLGISLLEEVLQMLREQFPSEPSF from the coding sequence ATGGAGACCTGGCGGAAAGGCTCCTTCCGCAACGCCTCCTTCTTCAAGCAGCTGAGCCTGGGGCGGCCGCGGCGGCTCCGGCGACAGAGTAGTGTGCTTAGCCAGGCCAGCACAGCAGGTGGGGACCACGAGGAGTACAGCAACCGAGAAGTCATCCGGGAGCTACAAGGGAGGCCAGATGGCCGGCGCCTGCCACTGTGGGGGGACGAGCAGCCCCGGGCCACCCTGCTGGCCCCACCCAAGCCCCCGCGCCTCTACCGAGAGAGCTCAAGCTGCCCCAACATCCTGGAGCCCCCACCTGCCTACACAGCAGCCTACTCTGCCACCCTGCCATCGGCGCTCTCTCTGTCGAGTGCCCTCCACCAGCACTCAGAGAAGGGCCTTGTGGACACTCCCTGCTTCCAGAGGACACCTACCCCAGACCTCAGTGATCCCTTCCTCTCCTTCAAAGTGGACCTGGGGATTTCACTTCTTGAGGAAGTTCTGCAGATGCTAAGGGAGCAGTTTCCTAGCGAGCCCAGCTTCTAA